The sequence CGCCGCCGGCAACTCCGTGAGCTACAACATTCAGGGCGCGACACCGGCCAAAGAGATCATCGTCCGCACCAGTTCCATCTACGGCAAGAGCGTCAAAGTCCTCGTCGAGGGCGGCCTGCTGCCCGACAAGGGCGACCTGCCGCAGGCAGGCGGGCTCGAAGCGACGTTGAACGTGTCCACCGAAACGCTGGTGACCGATTCCAACGCTTTCATGAACGAATCCGGCCGCGGGCGTATCCGCGTCGGCCTGAACAACAGCGTCGATCTGGCCAAGGCCAAAGGATTCATCGAGCTGTCTCCCGCCGTTCCCTTCACGCTGACCAGCAGTTACGACGGCTTCAACATCGAGGGCGATTTCGCGCCCCGCAGCCGCGTCACGCTGACGATCCGCAAGGGATTGACCGGACAGGACGCCCAACCGATGGCCAAAGATTTCACCAAAGCATTCATCTTCCCCGACATGCCCTCCTTCGTGCGCTTCCCCGCCGCCGGCATGTTCCTCACGCCCGCGGAAGCGCCGCGCGTCGCCGTGGAGAGCGCCAACATCGGAACGCTCGAAGTTTCGGCGTGGCGGCTTTACAACAACAACGTGCCGATCGCCGCGCTCGATCTTGGCGACGAGGGCAGCTTCACCAGCTGGGCCAAGCCCCTCGGTTCCAAGAAATACGCCGTCGGCGGCATGGTCAACGAGACCGCGCGCCGCGCCCTCGATCTGGCCGGCCTCGGCTGCGAAGGCGAAGGCGTCTACCTGATCGAGGCCAAAAACGGAGATCCCTCCACGTGGGACAGCGCCAGAATGCTCCTCACCATCACCGACACGGCGCTGTCGGCGCGCATGTACAAGCGCGGCCTGCAGATCTGGGCCAATTCGATCTCGGACAGCAAGCCGCTGGCCGGAGCCGAAGTGAAAGTTTACTCCAGCAAAAATCAGCTGCTCCTGAACGGAACGACGGATGCCGACGGCCTGGTTTCTTTCGGCGTCGCCGAAGGCTGGCAGGACGACCTTCAGCCTTCGCTGGTCACCGTTGAAAAGGAAGGGCGCCTGTCGTTCGTCAAGCTCGGCGTCAATCAGCTTTCGGGACGCGACGTCGATATCTCCGGCGCGCCGTGGAACGACGCCTACGACGGCATGTGGATCCTGCCGCGCGCCCTCTGGCAGCCCGGCGAGACCCTCGAGGCCGAGGCGATCGTGCGCAGCACCGTGCTCGACTTGCCCGGCGAGTTCCCGCTGAACTGGTCTCTGAGCGCCCGCGGCATCGACCTGGCTTCCGGCGTTATGAAGCTTGACGCCGACGGCACGGGCGTCGTTTCCGTGCCGATCCCGGCGACGGTCGACAGCGGCTCCTATTCGCTGCGGCTGACCGTTCCCGGCACGAAGACCGTCGTCGCCGAACGCGCCGTGCAGATCGAGGAGTTCCGTCCGCCTCAGATCGAAACGAAGCTTCAGGCGCCCAAGGCGCTTTATCCCGGGCAGGAAGCCACGCTCGAACTCAGCGCCCGCTACCTCTTCGGCGGCAGCGGCGCCGGACTGGCCTGGGAACTCGATTACACCACCGTTCCCGAAGCCTACGTCTCCGGGGCGAACCCCGGCTACGTCTTCGGCTCCGAAATGGGCAAGGACGCCGGGCGCTCTTCCGGCCAGATCGCCAGCGGAGAGCTCGACGAGAACGGCGCCGCCCAGGCCGTCTGGACGCCCGAGGAGGACCTGAACGCCCCTTCGATCGTCCGCGCCCATCTGCGTCTCAACGTCATGGAGGCCAACGGCCGCTGGACCGGCAGCACGGTTTCGGTGCCGATCTATCCCACCAAAGCGCTGATCGGCGTGATGGCGCCCAAGGCCGAAGTCCGTCCCAACAGCTCCGCCGAGATCGGCCTCGTCGCCGTCGATCCGGACGACAAGCCCGTAAACCTGGGCGAAGTGGCCGTCGAGATCAGCAAGGTCACCAGCCGCTACGTGATGGTCAGCGACGACAGCGGCAGCCGCATGACCTGGCAGGAAGAGTTCTCCGAGCCCGTCACGGACAAGGTCACGTTGAACGGCAAGGGCAAATACGTCTTCACGCCCAAGGACGAGGGCGAATACCGCCTGACCTTCACTCACGCCGATGGACGCGCCTCGCTGCGCCTCTGGGCGTGGGAAAACTGGACCGGCTCCGCTTCCATGGGCGCCGTCATGCCCGACCGCGTCGAGCTGAAGTCCGACAAGGAAAGCTATCTGCCCGGCGCCAGCGCGCAGATCACCGTCAAGTCGCCTTTTGCCGGACGCGCCATTCTCGCCGTCGGCAGCGACCGGCCCATGACGATCAAATCTTTCGACATGACCGACAAAGAAATGACCGTCGACGTGCCCGTCACCGAAGAGCTGCTTCCCAACGGCTGGATCACGATCCAGGTCGTTCGTCCTGAAAGCGTCGACACCAAGCCGCCGTACCGCGCGCTGGGCGCTCTGCCGCTCAAGCTCGACCTCAGCGACCGCCGTCTGAACGTCTCCGTCGAGGCGCCCGCCAAGGCGGAACCCGGCGTGTTCAGCGCCAAAATCCGCGTCACCGACGCCAAGGGACAGCCCGCCAAGGGGACCGTGTCCGTCGCCCTCGTCGATCGCGGTATCCTGCTTTTGAGCGGCAGCGACAACGCCGATCCATGGAAGTACTTCACGCGCCGCCGCGGCATGGACGGCAAGATGTGCGACATCTACGACTCGCTGCTGCCGATCGAGGCCCGCGGCACGGCGCTGCTCCACCCTGCTGGCGGCGACGACGCCGAGATGTACCGTGCCAAACTAATGGCCAACGCCGACATGATGTCGCCGGTCCGCGCTTCCGATTACAAGCCGCTGTCGATCTGGCTGCCCGCCGTCGAGCTGAAGGACGGCGCGGCGGAGATCACCACGCAGGTGCCCGAGTTCGCCGGCGCACTTCGCGTCGAAGCGATCGCTGTCGACGGCGTGGCTCTGGGACGCGCCGAAAGCGAGTCGAAGATCGCCCGCCCCGTGGTCATCGACCTGACGCTGCCCCGCTTCGCCGCGCCCGGCGACCAGCTCCAGGCGGCGCTGAACGTCACCGCCGAACAGGGCGGCAGCGCCTCCGCCGTCGTGACTCCCGCGGAAGGGCTCGACTTGAACTTCAACGGCCAAAGCGAGTGGAAGGATACGATCGCGCTGACGGCCAACAAGCGTCTCGAACTGACGTCGCTGATCCCTACGCTGACGGCTCGCAGCGCCAGCGAACACGGCGCTTTGAAGGCTTCCGTCTCGCTGGGCGGCCGCGATTATGCGTCCGAAACCGGCCTTGCCATCCGTCCCGGCTGGCCGCTGACTTCCGTGGTCGG is a genomic window of Pyramidobacter piscolens W5455 containing:
- a CDS encoding alpha-2-macroglobulin family protein, whose translation is MRKIFSALLCGLILAGAGWAANEVTVKSFSPEGEVTANRPQFTVVFSGDVVKSNQLNKPLTGGAVPLKFRPALAGTAKWVKTNQLVFTPSANLQPATRYDADFGPGGLRTAGGALVAGRQSFTFHRPALSFDRVTIIGTSPDRELTLRLDFNAEVSPVRLRGFLKIFNAAGNSVSYNIQGATPAKEIIVRTSSIYGKSVKVLVEGGLLPDKGDLPQAGGLEATLNVSTETLVTDSNAFMNESGRGRIRVGLNNSVDLAKAKGFIELSPAVPFTLTSSYDGFNIEGDFAPRSRVTLTIRKGLTGQDAQPMAKDFTKAFIFPDMPSFVRFPAAGMFLTPAEAPRVAVESANIGTLEVSAWRLYNNNVPIAALDLGDEGSFTSWAKPLGSKKYAVGGMVNETARRALDLAGLGCEGEGVYLIEAKNGDPSTWDSARMLLTITDTALSARMYKRGLQIWANSISDSKPLAGAEVKVYSSKNQLLLNGTTDADGLVSFGVAEGWQDDLQPSLVTVEKEGRLSFVKLGVNQLSGRDVDISGAPWNDAYDGMWILPRALWQPGETLEAEAIVRSTVLDLPGEFPLNWSLSARGIDLASGVMKLDADGTGVVSVPIPATVDSGSYSLRLTVPGTKTVVAERAVQIEEFRPPQIETKLQAPKALYPGQEATLELSARYLFGGSGAGLAWELDYTTVPEAYVSGANPGYVFGSEMGKDAGRSSGQIASGELDENGAAQAVWTPEEDLNAPSIVRAHLRLNVMEANGRWTGSTVSVPIYPTKALIGVMAPKAEVRPNSSAEIGLVAVDPDDKPVNLGEVAVEISKVTSRYVMVSDDSGSRMTWQEEFSEPVTDKVTLNGKGKYVFTPKDEGEYRLTFTHADGRASLRLWAWENWTGSASMGAVMPDRVELKSDKESYLPGASAQITVKSPFAGRAILAVGSDRPMTIKSFDMTDKEMTVDVPVTEELLPNGWITIQVVRPESVDTKPPYRALGALPLKLDLSDRRLNVSVEAPAKAEPGVFSAKIRVTDAKGQPAKGTVSVALVDRGILLLSGSDNADPWKYFTRRRGMDGKMCDIYDSLLPIEARGTALLHPAGGDDAEMYRAKLMANADMMSPVRASDYKPLSIWLPAVELKDGAAEITTQVPEFAGALRVEAIAVDGVALGRAESESKIARPVVIDLTLPRFAAPGDQLQAALNVTAEQGGSASAVVTPAEGLDLNFNGQSEWKDTIALTANKRLELTSLIPTLTARSASEHGALKASVSLGGRDYASETGLAIRPGWPLTSVVGGGSAGEGSTEVVLPDDWYPGTGSLTLTISGAPVVDAVSLLETVDTWGFGLDRLVSRGWITLNMPSLLSDEDQDLVNPIENRIAMNTVLAGLASYQLYDGSWSAWRGDGTDAWGSVAALHLLTAVKAAGVIDPSGLNAGTQWLRRYMAEPLPEKNVREAMNARAYGAYVLAQGGEAPLGWMNWLEERIGDLSGSGRALLAASYALAGDQEKAQALAGSESSSADAKLSLPEAGFRMLALDAIEPGGAPSRDLAARIAAELAKGSGRRNARDAGSMIMALGVFSTHVVPGPVTAKLFDADGNEVAVFDGKPAIWRGGKGGTMKLEARGAGSIWYSWTASGVPDKEPRSYSRGLRVERSFVDAKSGEVLNLSSIAFGQEAAMKIKVTATSRPAALRLSALLPAGFEAVSAGEMTAGEGYSVRSDLRFDRLLLHIDGQGKNFEWKLPLRAVYRGTFSVPPISVEALGNKGIGYLGKSETVTIQ